From Scatophagus argus isolate fScaArg1 chromosome 2, fScaArg1.pri, whole genome shotgun sequence:
AGTGTGCAGATTTGACTCCAGCCTAAGGTGAAAGCTCTCGTGtttgggatattttggcttaaTATTTGTACAGTGGAAAAAAGTGGAGAGGTGTTctccatctttatatatatcTGTAGTCATGCTGCTAAATCAAGAGCCAATCTTGTTGCTGAACTGTCGCTCCTCTTGTGGCCATTTTCTTTGGTCTGTCAATCACTAAACTAtcccttttttctttgctaTGTTTCATgcctggtttgtttttttctttctttttcttgtttgtttcctttaagGTATCTGTGTGGCCAAACCATTAGAGGTTATTGTCAAGAAGGAATTCTTCATTGATCTCAGACTGCCCTACTCTGCCGTCCGAGGAGAGCAGTTAGAAATTAAAGCAGTCCTCCACAACTACAGCCCTGATCCTGCTACCGTAAGATCATCATCAACAATCATTTATAAACATTATAAAAGCAGATTGAGTATTGTTCATCCCATTTCTGAGCAACTACAAatacctctgtctctgtgcccATCTCGGTCTTGTTTTCAAGGTGCTTGTAGATCTGCTTGAGGAGGAGCATCTGTGCAGTGCAGCATCTAAGCGTGGGAAATATCGCCAGCAGGTTAAAATTGGGCGCCAGACTACACGCTCTGTACCTTTCATCATTATTCCCACAAGGGAAGGACAATACCGCATTGAGGTCAAAGCAGCTGTTAAAGACTCAATGCTCAATGATGGAGTCATGAAGTTGCTGCGGGTGGTGGTAAGAGAAACATGCTAAAAAAGCATAAGAAAGCTGCACagatacacacgcacacatgcacactgcaaTTACACTAATTTTAgagtttttgaaaacaaatagaAGTAAGGGTTGCCCACCAAAATACACCATACATGAAGACTAATAAAGATGTTTAATAGATTACCTGTCCCATGAAACATTTTGACACAAGTTAATCATTCAAGCTTATATAAAGACGGTTCTGTAAATaagtctctttctctgttgatCAAAAATATTTATCGGAAGCTCAGTTCTGAATTTGTTCCATAAAtagttttcaaataaataataattatagcAACTTCTGATCCACCTATATCAATTTAAGCTTTAAATTAACAACTTCTGATTAACCCTGTCCATTTCTGGCTACAAATACAGATAATTTAATTGACTGAACAGATACATATACAGATCATGATGTACTCAATCATCCCTGGTTTACATACATGTTTACTAGAAAGTATATTGAATGAAGGTGGTAGCAGAAGCAGATAGGGCAACATTAAATGAGTACAAGGAGCAGGACACACAGTTAGAGTCCCAAAAAGAATAATCCCCAATGAAAATGGTgcaagaaaacaataaaaagaaatccagAAGGTAACCAAGGTAGAGAACAGATGCAGACCACCTgacaactgaaaaagaaagaaaaagaccgTAAGTAAAGGCAACATAGACAGATGATAGATGAGGAAGGTAACACATAGCAGGAAATAACTAAATTAAAATCCAAAAGTCCATGACACAAGCAGGTGCATGTGCATCCTCTTTCTGACTCCTAAAAGCATTGCTCCATAGCACcactagtggtcaaaaactTCACAGAGTACCGTTAACTGATAGCTGTTTAATGCACAATTCAGTGAACTAAAACATAGTGTACAGTGCACAAATATGCTCAACCCTAATTTTAAAATTGACAAAAGAGATTGAGATTACTGATGTTTGTCCTAACTGTTATCTTTCCAGCCTGAAGGTGTACTGGTTAAATATCCTCAGACTGTGACTCTTGACCCTGCAAAAAAGGGTGTAGGTGAGTTTACACATTaagcagctgcagtctggaaaaaaaacacaatacctGAATAATACtgtttgtaacattttaaattactgGCTGTTAATTACAGCCACAGTTATTAGCAATACACGAGGGCCTTACATCATGGCACACACAGGAGATTACCCAAAACTAGTGACAACATCAAACAGAATGCCTGATATTCTTTATGTTTCAGCTTCAGggatataaataaacataaataattataatattgCATGAATATTTCTTGTCATTTGTATCTAATTAACATCTTATTTGTTAAAAAGTTACAATTATCTACTTATTGTTTGCCAATTAATCCCAAAACTCGAAAACTCTTTCTACATTTTAGAAGGTCAACAGGTAGAAATGATCAACAGTGGAATTCCTCAGAAAGATTTTGTTCCAAACGCACCTACCAGCACACAGATCTCTTTGACAGGTGAGATATGTTTGTGGCATAGTACTGTAGGTGGAAAACTGTCTGTAGTATTACCTCTGCATTAATCTAAATTGTTACTGCTGTTCTTTCTTGTCCTTGGTGGCAAATCTGATCTCACTTGTTTGGAAATATTTGCAGGAAGTGATCTAACAAATCTATTGAAGAATGACGTTAGTGGAAAATCATTGGTTAGTCTGATCTACCAGCCCTCAGGCTGTGGAGAGGAGAACATGATTCACATGACCCTGCCTGTCATTGCAACCACATATTTGGACAAAACCAATCAGTGGGACCCTTTGGACATTGACAGGCGTACTGAAGCCCTCCAACACATCACCACCGGTGGgctcacacataaacatttaCTAGTACAAATACCGCAGATTTTGTTTAAAGTTCTTATGTGTACAGATTACCTGACTTGGTAGAAGTGGtatcaaaaaagaaacttttctcAGCCTAATTTCAAAGCACTGCTCAAACTGGCTTCCAATGGATAAGATTCAGTACGGAGTtgaaaagcagtaaaaaaaaaaaagtttgtatgtttgttttatgtagGTTACCACAATCAGCTCACCTACCGTAAAAATGATGGGTCTTTTGCTGCGTATCCTGATCAGCAAAGCAGCACCTGGTGAGGCCTGTGAACATACATGGACATGTGTTACTTTTTGCACATCCTACTGTATCTTATCCTTACTATGGGTCTTTTTCatgtgcaaataaatgaaactataataataaacctcctcctctcctctcctctgctctgctctcctctcctctcctctcctctctaagGCTGACAGCCTATGTTGCCAAGGTGTTTGCCATGGCCAACAATCTGGTGGCAGTGCAAAGTAGCATCATCTGTGACGCTGTCAGTTTCCTGATTCTCAATACGCAGCAACCTAATGGAGTGTTTAAAGAGAGTGGAACAATGTCCCACGGAGAGATGATTGTGCGtctcatgtttttattaatatcaGTCTTCAAACTGTTTCTAAACAAAAGGCCATATCAAAATGACATGTCATTGGCTATCATCTTGggtgaataaaaatgtgtttaatccTGATAATCATTGTATtgacaagtttgtgtgtgtatgcgtgtgtagGGTGACGTGCGCGGCACAGATTCAGACGCCTCCATGACAGCCTTCTGTGTCATTGCAATGCAAGAGACACGCACACTATGTGCTCCCACTGTTAATGTGAGTACCTCACCCccataaaattatttttcacctcAACTCTTGTATTTCCTCATTCACCAATTCTTCACCCCAGTAGTAACTGTAACAAATACACTTCAGTATGACTCAAATGGCACTGAAGGTGAGCGGAGAacaaacagatttcttttttgttcctttcccttccttccaGGGTCTGTCACGCAGCATAGAGAAAGCAGTGGCCTACCTGGGAAAACGTGTGTTAAGCCTCACCAACCCTTATGCAGTGGCCATATCGTCATATGCCCTggccaatgaaaacaaactgaaccgGGAGGTCCTCTACAAGTTTGCTTCCCCAGGTTTCTTCCTACAGCAATATTACAATAAACATATTCAGAGACAGAGTAGGCTATAGATGAATAgtgatattaaaatgaaattgtgaCGTAGAAACAGGACCTATTGCAGTTTGTCCACTGTGCACAAAATACTGCGGTATTTTGGCTAAACAaaaatttgtctgtgttttcctcagaTTTGTCCCACTGGCAGGTACCTAAGGGACGTGTTTACACTCTGGAAGCCACAGCTTATGCTCTTCTGGCTCTAGTCAAGGCCAGGGTGAGCACATCCACTTATCTCAGTCTGCATGTCACCTGCAAGTCaaaccacaaaaaacattcagtaaTCATTTGCAGTGGCACTTTATATCATTGCTGAGCATTTCCCAAAGAACATACTGGTTATATAGATAACTAAAACCATTTTTCTTGTagcttctttatttattttgtacagaGGAAAATTCCATTTGCAAAGGCTTGTCTGAGTAAAGTAATCCATCATAGAGAAAatcatttctatatttattaaaaatacaaaaggacatgatgtttgtgttgtgttttgcttgtgtaaGGCAAATTTGATCATGATCAAAAGTAAAAGATTGATGCAGAAATGTAAGATATGCTTTAGAGACCAGAACTGAGTATAGCcataaatgatgaaaacagtgtttgtgttataTAACAGATATAAcatattttctctattttcaccATGATGATATTGCAAAACGCAGCCAAACACATAGATTCCAACCCTTACCTTCTGTTAATAAAGGCCTTTGAAGAAGCCAGACCTGCGGTCAGATTTTTCAATAAACAACGGAGAGTGAATGGAGGCTATGGTTCAACTCAGGTAATGCAGACCTCTCGTTTTAGGTCTATATCAATACATATTTCACTTCTTCAGGTAGTCTAGCCTCAAACCCTTGATCAATCCCCCCATCCCAGGCTACCATAATGGTGTACCAGGCTGTAGCTGAGTATTGGACCAGTCCTAAAGGTCCAGAATATGATCTGAACGTGGACATCTTGTTACCTGGAAGGTCAAGACCTGACAGGTACAACTTCAACGTGGAGAACCACTATGCTACAAGAACATCTAAGGTAAgaacacatgcaaacaacatCATTACTTCCATTGTTTCTCCTGCTGATCACTTGCTGTGCGTGCATGCATCTGTatgtgcatctctgtgtgtgtttaaattctTACAGATCAAAAACATAAACCAGAATGTGAAAGTGACTGCCACAGGCAAAGGAGAAGCCACAGTGACAGTAAGTGACAGATTTTCTCAAGTTTTTTCATCTGCGCTTAATTAATTTGTCCCTTTTTGAATCTCAAACATAGAAGACGTGTACGTGTACGTGTAGAAGAAGTGTACAGTTtgtgattatatatatatatacatatatatatatatacatgtatgcctacatttttatttgtatgacaGATGGTGTCATTGTATTACGCTCTGCctaaagaaaaggaaagtgacTGTCAGAGGTTTAACTTGTCAGTGCAGCTTCTCCCAGGTAATTGCTTACTGTCATTATACTGTCATATCTGTTTGTCTATCTTATCTGGTCtattttgaaacttttgtaACCTTTCATGgggttttattgtgaaaatattgTGTGGTCATCTAGTGTTTTGTTCCTCCAGAGAAGGatggggaggatgaggagataTACAAGCTGAAAATAGAAATTTTGTAAGTTCAACAAAGAAGTCATACcaacaaaaatgacattaaaaattctttattatttattatttttagccAGCCACCCTATCCATTGTTCTACCccttctcctttctgtctcccttctgaatttcatttctgtcattctcttttcagtgatgttttttattgccttgtgtcttttctcattACTCCCATTCTCACATTTTTGGTGTCTCCAACTGACTCAATTTAAACTCaatttgtgcatgtttgaagACATCAGTAAGTAACAAACCATTTGGTAGTGGGTCTGGACTTTTGACTTatattacttattacttatATCTTCCTTGGCAAATGGAGTTCGCTCAATTATAATGTCAAAGTTATATTTGTCTGAGCACTTTAAGGAGTTCTTGTCTATGCTGACTTCATTTGAATTTCATCTTTGCTTTGGAGGCCACACTTTACAAAACAGTctgttcacaaaataaaacatttgctttaTGGAAGCTTATAGCTATGTTGCTTTTTATCAGTTATGTCTTTCaatatttgtaaaatattgcattttgtATATTGATTGTCCCTACAGGTTTAAGGATACAGATCGGGATGCAGCCATGTCAGTTTTGGATGTTGGCTTGTTAACTGGCTTCACTGTTAACACAAATGATTTGAGCTTAGTAagactctctctcacacacacacacacacacacacaggctgactTTGATCCATTCTCAGGATATTACCTAGACTATATTAATTTCCCAGAAACTTACCCTAACCTCAACCACTTACCCAAATACCTGCTTTTTGGGTCAGGCTTTTGTCCTCATTTAACTGTTTGCAATCTGAAATCTGTCCCTGAAAATAACctttttcagaaacaaacacagagctcaaactgtgtgtgtgtgtgtttgtgtttgcatgcacgtgtgtgtatgtagttGTCCAAAGGACGTGCCCGCACTATTTCAAAATATAGTATCAACACCGCTGAATCGGAAAGAGGCTCCCTCATCATCTACCTGGACAAGGTAAGACATCAGTGTTTCCTGCCTTTatacttttcctctctgccttgtTCTTTCGTTCTTTGTCTCACCTTTGCTTTCCATCTCTGCACAGGTTTCTCACACACGACCAGAAGAAATCACGTTTAGGATCCATCAGAAGCTCAAAGTGGGCGTCTTACAACCAGCTGCCGTTTCTGTCTATGAACACAGCAGCCATCAGTACAGTAACCGTGAGTCTCAGGGATACACggaaacatacacaaacatagtCACACCACCACTTTTGACTTTAACGGAACTCAAAAGtgaatgtggtgtgtgtgtaaatgcattaTTATATTTTCCAGACACACAAAGTATATTTTTAGGGAATGTGCTACAATCCCTCAAATggcacaaaatatttttccttcctgttaCAGAAACACGGTGCATGAAATTCTACCATCCAGAGAGGAAAGCTGGGCAACTACTGAGACTCTGTAGGAATGATGAATGCAGATGTGCTGAAGGTAAACAGGATTATGTCTATTTGATATCTAATCTATATATTTTGCAAATGATTTAGGGGTTGCACTTGTCTGTGACTGCTGCTCTCATAAGTCTGTCATCAGGTCTGCATTTACTTTGTGCCTATCGTGTACTTCAGAGAACTGCAGTATGCAGAAGAAGGGCAACATCAGCGATCATGAGCGCACAGCTAAGACCTGTGAGACTGAACGGAACAGCAAAATAGATTTTGgttagagtttttttttgtgtatgtttatgagtgtgagtgagaaatTGGGAGAATCAGAATCAAGCAATTAAGTAAGTAACCTAACGATCTGCAACATGTCTGTCCCCAGTGTACAAAGTGGGAGTGCAAGAGTTTACAGATGGTTTGTCCACCGACATTTACACAATGCAGGTACTAGATGTCATCAAGGAAGGTGggtatttgttttctctgaattGTTTGAACTGTCAAAACATTGACTTTGCCCAGATGCCAcacttctttcactttctgaGTGGCAGAAAATACCTTTGCCCTTAGCTAAGAAttcaaaaaaaaaggttttaaattgtattatgtatatgaaaatgaaaatttgttgactataactttatttttatagctCTGGCCATTACCTCTATCAGTTTTACTCACCAAAGTCATTTCTGAGGTCTCAGAACACAGTAGCTTTGCTTaaaaacaatggaaacaaataattatacattatacattacaattaaaattacattacatatactgtacatgatCTGACTGTTTGTGCTTCTTGCCCCAACTTAATTGTTATGACGTTGCTCTGCTCCTAGAACTCAGCAGTTAGTAAAATGAAAGTACCCACAAAAGAGCTGCAAACATGAAGCCACTTTGTAATAAACCATAATCTAACTTGCAAcatgttctttctcttcttctaaATTTCAATTACAGGAAATAATGATGTGAGTCCTCGAGGTAAATTGCGCACATTCCTCAGCTATCCGCACTGCAGACAGTCTTTGGGTCTAAAAATAGGCAAAGCCTACCTTATCATGGGCACATCCAAAGACATTCACGTAGATGTACAGAGTCAATCGTAAGTTTGTTGAGTCTGTGCATGTCTTGTGTATTTGTCTCCCTCATAATATTATCagcatttaaacatttgtatGTGGTGACGATGATGAGTTTTTCCACCATTTGTGATTCCTTTGAACATGTCATAAGTAGTTTCCACATGAAGACCAAATGTATTTTACACTTTGCTCTCCTCAGGTATCAGTATGTACTCGGTGAGAGAACCTGGATCGAGTACTGGCCCACAGAAGCAGAGTGTCAGACTGAGGAACACAGACCTACCTGTTTGGGCATAAATGCAATGGCACAGCAGTACATGCGATTTGGATGTCAACaataaagagaataaagaaaataaaatattcttttgaaatagttttttgTTCTGAAACATTCTGTAATGGTCTCCAATTCACAAATTAGAGTGTTAATGTTTACATATGGGGTATCGATAAAATCCACACTTATACCTGGACATACATGTCAGTTGTAGGGGAAAATTATCATATGGTTTGTGTTACAATGAAATAGTATCCTATTATAACTGCCAGTATAACACCATCCATGAATTGTATTGTGTAAGTGCTTGAACTTCGTGTGAACTATGCTGATAGTGCTGAGAATCATAAGACTGCAGGGGAGGTTCCCGTAAATCCAGAACAGTATGATCTCCTTGACCTTCTAGTTATCACTCGTTCTGTGGAGATGTTACAAGTTATCACCTTTTCTGTGAGCTACCTCACATGAAAATGCTGCCAAGATCACACTCCTCACTGTTTCCTTTCAGAGTACTTGATGTCACTTTGTTggtttcagtctttgtgttctttttgcAAGAACACAAAATCGACAAAGTGAAGTTTCGATTGCTAATAGTTAGACCAAGTTATCCAGATGCTGGCTAAAGTGACTTGAAAAACTTCAAGAGGTTCATGTTGCTAAGCACAGCTGAAAATGACTCTGCCGAATGATCAGCAGAGCATATGACCATTTTATCAGGCACTGAGCCAGTTCTTTCAGACTTGGATCATCTGCTTCTTGTCAGTCACAAGTTTCATGCAGTTTCATGACACAATGCCAGATGAATCAGAATTGTTCAGCTCAGTGGAGTAGGCAGATTCAAATATCTGGACCCAGACTAATAATAGATACTTATGTCAGACGTAAATAATTTTTGTGCAACCATGTACAAACTTTAAACCAGGCAGATAATTTATCCCACTAACAGCTGAATGAATGGTGATTATAGTTGCATATCGACTACAACATGGGCACATccaaaaacatttacacagaTAGAGCCATTTGCAAGTTTGTTGATTCTGTGtatgtcttgtgtgtttgttccccTCATAATATTGTCAGCATTCAAACATTTGTATTATCAACTGCATCTGCAATGTGCAGTTGATGTGCAGCTATAAAAGGGGGGTGCAGGGGTTAGGAGGAGGTGAGTGGATAAAGGTGGGTGTAGCAGTGCAGTAGTCTGCATTGACAGCAGATATGGGTTCAGGTAGGGGGACCCAGCTGTGGCTGCTGGCCTTTCTGGCCCTTTCATCTCTGGCTGATGTGTCTGCACTGTAAGTAGACCTGCCTTCCTTTATTACTATCTGTTCTTTATCTTCAGTAACTTTGTATAATTGTATAAAATTGAAAGATTTTCAGAACTATGTATATATAGCTagaactatatatatataaaccatgaccttttaaaaataaataatgttttagATCTGGTTTTGATTACGTGAAAGGAATTGAACAGGAGCAGATCCCATCCAATTACCAAATTCACAAGTGCAGtttgtaaaacatttctcaaagtCAATTACACCACAAATCATAGCATTTTGTACTTTCGGTATCACAATAAATGAATATGGAATAGACTtctaagttttgttttgttttttttcactgaaacaagTTTGGTCTTTACTGGCTTATGCAGTGACAAAGATCAATTTAATTTTGGTGGCAGCGACGCAGTTACTGTTGGAGTTATTTAATTCTACAACactgtttaaatgtgttaatgtgtgttaatgtgactGAGTAATGATGCTCTACACATGTTTTAAGGCTATCAGAAAGCAATTGAGAAAAACTAtaaatggaaacagaaacaaaactgtagtttgtgtgcatctgcatGAGAGTGGAGGAGTTGATGATAGAGTGTAAATACTGAAGATTGACCATGTCAGCTTAACTCATTTCACCTGTGCCTCACATAATGAGGGGCTGCAGTCCAGTGTGCAGTTTTTGTAACAAAGGTCAAAGTACTGTGGGCTTGATAATGCCAGTAACTTGGGCTAAATTTACCAGTAGTTTGCCAGTAATGCGTTGCATCAGACACAGTAAACAGAGCCCAGGAGATCTGGATCTTAGTCAAGACAACCAATAGATCACTAATTTTTTGTGAAGTGCAAACTCTGTGAAGAAATCCAATAATTTACCTTGGAAGCCTCTCACTTATTACTGTAAGATGTGCACGGGATCTGTGTCTCCATtttatgaaaacatattttaagtgaaaaaaCAATTTCCATCTCTTAAATGTCATTCTGCTATGCATTTGCTTCATGCGCCTTCTGCCTTGTAGGAACATTGAACTGAATGTCactgatctgctgctgctggattaTTACTTCATTTATAGTTTGCTTTGGAGAGAAGTGCTAACAGATGAATGAATTATCTTCTCTCAGTGTCTGCACAGTAACtacactctgtctctcatcaTTGGTCTGCAGAAAGGCGATGTCTGCCCCCAACGTGTTGCGAGTTGGAACGGCAGAAAACATTTTCGTGGAGTGCCAAGACTGTACTACAAGCGACGTGGTCAGCATCACCGTGCTGAACCATCCAACCAAAGCAAGAAGGCTGGCGAATACATCTGTCACCCTTACTAAGGAGAACAAATTCCAAGGCTTGGGACAAATTATAGTAATGTAGAAATACTAATATATATGTCGCTGTCACATGAGGCCATTTACAAAACAATAGTCTTGCTaaatttttgatgtttttatccaAATAACACTCACTGCCTTTCATTAATCGTCTTATCTAAAGTAACTAATTTTCTTACAATACTGGAAACAAAAGAATacacaaaatgattaaaattttTATTTGGCATCTCTGAATGCACGTCATACATGGCCTTTCTGCACCTCACACACCGCTTGTGTCTTCTCATTCAGATCCCTGCTGAAGACTTCAGTATGAATCCCAACATGAAGCAGTTTGTGCACCTGCGAGCTGAATTCTCTGGTGTAGAGCTAGAGAAGGTTGTCTTAGTGTCCTTCCAGTCGGGCTACATCTTCATTCAGACTGACAAGACCCTCTACACTCCCAACAGCAAAGGTGTGTCCAGTCCTGCACCACTGTTCAGATACTCTTACCCTTGTAGTGCTTCTGTCTTAACAGTATGTGTTAGTTGTGTAAcgcaaaacacaacagcatttcaggaaacatacaaacaaaacagaaaatagaactTCGGAAGAGAAGACACAACCAGTTTCTATTGGTAGGCACATACAGGGGAAGAAATCAGGTTTATGGGGAACAACGGAGTCAGCAAACAACcaggaaaagagaaataaattcTAGTCTTTAATGCACAGTATCTTATTTCTGCCACTAGATGTCTCTCAATCAAAGCA
This genomic window contains:
- the LOC124068651 gene encoding complement C3-like: MRSGRRMCRTQLWLLAFLGFSSLAILADGSPLKVMSAPSVLRVGTSENIFVECQDCPDGNDIKVEIIVMNYPTKSKRLASTSVTLTSAKKFQDFGQIKIHADDFSEDPSVNHYVYLKAQFPDAELEKLLLVSFQSGYIYIQTDKTLYTPNSRVHYRIFAMTPRMEPVERDNETDATIAIEIVTPEGIILPLDPVSLKSGMHSGDYKLAEIVSIGLWKVVTRFHSKPQLSYFAEFEVKEYVLPSFEVKLTLESPFYYVDSQELTVNIKATYLFGEEVNGAAYAVFGVMHLGQKRSLPSSLQRVAITSAEGLVKLKREHITQTFKNIHDLVGSSIFVAVGVMTESGSEIVEAELRGIKIVTSPYTIHFKRTPKYFKPGMSFDVAVEVVNPDGTPAQGVLVVVDPGEVQGLTSANGMARLSVNTQKNPTPMTITAKTNVPEISLERQASANMTALPYNTKSNSYLHIGVDTAEVTLGENLKISLNLNRQENTENDITYLILSKGQLVKYGQYKTRGQVLLSMIVTITKNMLPSFRIIAYYHTNDNEVVADSVWVDVKDSCMGSLKLESSSSSSSYEPRKMFGLKVTGDPGATVGLVAVDKGVFVLNNKHHLNQKKVWDMVETYDTGCTPGGGKDGMNVFYDAGLLFESNTASGTPFRQELRCQSADRRKRATNIMDVTTSLASQYQDQLQRDCCLDGIREIPVSYTCERRSEYITDGAACVEAFLHCCKEMQSQRADRKEDNLQLARSEEDDSYMDSNEIVSRTKFPESWLWSDIKLPPCPEEKRNCDTTSVQKNIPLQDSITTWQFIGISLSRTHGICVAKPLEVIVKKEFFIDLRLPYSAVRGEQLEIKAVLHNYSPDPATVLVDLLEEEHLCSAASKRGKYRQQVKIGRQTTRSVPFIIIPTREGQYRIEVKAAVKDSMLNDGVMKLLRVVPEGVLVKYPQTVTLDPAKKGVEGQQVEMINSGIPQKDFVPNAPTSTQISLTGSDLTNLLKNDVSGKSLVSLIYQPSGCGEENMIHMTLPVIATTYLDKTNQWDPLDIDRRTEALQHITTGYHNQLTYRKNDGSFAAYPDQQSSTWLTAYVAKVFAMANNLVAVQSSIICDAVSFLILNTQQPNGVFKESGTMSHGEMIGDVRGTDSDASMTAFCVIAMQETRTLCAPTVNGLSRSIEKAVAYLGKRVLSLTNPYAVAISSYALANENKLNREVLYKFASPDLSHWQVPKGRVYTLEATAYALLALVKARAFEEARPAVRFFNKQRRVNGGYGSTQATIMVYQAVAEYWTSPKGPEYDLNVDILLPGRSRPDRYNFNVENHYATRTSKIKNINQNVKVTATGKGEATVTMVSLYYALPKEKESDCQRFNLSVQLLPEKDGEDEEIYKLKIEILFKDTDRDAAMSVLDVGLLTGFTVNTNDLSLLSKGRARTISKYSINTAESERGSLIIYLDKVSHTRPEEITFRIHQKLKVGVLQPAAVSVYEHSSHQYSNQTRCMKFYHPERKAGQLLRLCRNDECRCAEENCSMQKKGNISDHERTAKTCETERNSKIDFVYKVGVQEFTDGLSTDIYTMQVLDVIKEGNNDVSPRGKLRTFLSYPHCRQSLGLKIGKAYLIMGTSKDIHVDVQSQSYQYVLGERTWIEYWPTEAECQTEEHRPTCLGINAMAQQYMRFGCQQ